A genomic region of Trifolium pratense cultivar HEN17-A07 linkage group LG3, ARS_RC_1.1, whole genome shotgun sequence contains the following coding sequences:
- the LOC123916755 gene encoding F-box/FBD/LRR-repeat protein At5g53840-like codes for MEVERPKKIQHREADKNEEDKISDLSDCVLIHILSFLNTKEAVQTCILSKRWINLWKKLSTLTLSTSDFKTNENLEKFASQLLSLRDHSTALSDLRLCANHLAIASPFQKTIEYAVSHNVKHLLVNLAAIEHFPSCFFSCLTLTTLNLSAYNIFFNFGRTIIFPDFFNLPELTTLSLKYFTFCGTNDGCVEPFSAFNKLNTLIIDRCEVFGAKKYLRISSAKLVNLTIHMYGCDSKKYSKTSFGIELYYAPSLHAFAFTGGECIQELSGSESVLSSIKHLNIHLPYCWNLRENSLILLNWLVQLANIESLIISSKTLKVLSYYPDLLKVKFDSFCNLKTLKIKMDGPHGPSSIPQGMLDFLLQNSPSAKVDFINLFIRPVASVNKAVGC; via the exons ATGGAGGTGGAGAGGCCTAAGAAGATACAACACCGTGAAGCCGACAAAAATGAAGAAGACAAAATCAGTGATTTGTCTGATTGTGTTCTCATTCACATACTGTCCTTTTTGAACACCAAAGAGGCCGTTCAAACCTGCATTCTCTCCAAAAGATGGATTAATCTCTGGAAGAAACTTTCCACTCTTACATTATCTACTTCAGATTTTAAGACCaatgaaaatttagaaaaattcgCGTCTCAGCTTTTGTCTCTTCGTGATCACTCAACCGCATTGTCTGATCTCCGTTTGTGCGCCAATCATTTAGCGATCGCTAGCCCATTCCAAAAGACTATAGAGTATGCTGTTTCACACAATGTCAAACACTTACTAGTCAATTTAGCTGCTATTGAACACTTTCCGTCTTGCTTCTTTTCATGTCTTACATTAACAACTCTTAATCTTTCTGcttacaatatattttttaactttggCCGGACAATAATATTTCCAGATTTTTTTAATCTCCCAGAATTAACTACTTTGTCTCTAAAGTACTTTACCTTTTGTGGCACCAATGATGGTTGTGTTGAGCCTTTTTCCGCATTTAATAAGTTGAATACTTTGATCATTGACCGTTGTGAAGTTTTTGGTGCAAAAAAATACCTTCGCATTTCAAGTGCTAAGCTTGTCAATTTAACTATACATATGTATGGTTGCGATTCTAAGAAATATTCCAAAACCTCTTTTGGAATTGAGTTATATTATGCTCCAAGTCTTCATGCCTTTGCTTTTACTGGTGGTGAATGTATTCAGGAACTCTCCGGGAGCGAGAGTGTCCTCTCTTCTATCAAACatttaaatattcatttaccgTATTGTTGGAATTTGCGGGAGAATTCATTAATTTTACTCAACTGGCTGGTTCAACTTGCTAATATTGAATCATTGATCATCTCTTCGAAGACTCTTAAG GTTCTTTCCTACTATCCTGATTTATTGAAGGTTAAGTTCGATTCCTTTTGTAACTTAAAGACactgaaaataaaaatggatgGACCTCATGGACCTTCATCTATACCTCAAGGAATGCTGGACTTTTTGCTTCAAAACTCGCCCTCGGCAAAGGTTGACTtcatcaatttatttataag GCCTGTTGCATCGGTGAACAAAGCTGTTGGTTGCTGA
- the LOC123916751 gene encoding uncharacterized protein LOC123916751, with amino-acid sequence MSRKPDNILFLEQWLQNITSTSKTTISAKSIIQAWSELRNSLQSSSFNQHHHQHLKTLVNSQISLHVADPQAKLLFSILTSSNFSLSHDSIALCFRLLYIWIRKSTKPNFPILDSVVGFLSKFDFGNGNNHVLFSEAILLLGAFSFVHSLSEKTKNSCLDIFCRLLVDKCRLVCLFDELLPNVLAGIGYALSSSVNVHFVRILDCLFGIWGKDNDGPQGSIVHGLMVIYLFDWVASNLINFGFLDKVNVFVREVFENFKENYASFAVFMSGIGVLRVTDRYGSLTGMILDVVTKMRTSAIVRVEALVSDLVSRKLRFSSNSGNDIQNRLLLQCVSLGLTRTVSFSNHSSLFVCLALSLLTEILPLPRLYGSVFELFPSSGGLKVNEIKEHLDGILFKEAGAVTGVFCNQYVLADEENKNIVENLIWEYCHDIYFGHRKVAMHLKGSDDELLKDFEKITESAFLMVVVFALVVTKHKLSSKFSQEVQTEVSKKILVSFSCIEYFRHVRLPEYMEAIRKVIASVNQNENACTCFVNSMPSYDDLTNGPDQKTKYLWSKDEVQTARVLFYLRVIPTLIEFLPGPVFGDIIAPTMFLYMEHPNGKVARASHSVFTAFMSMGKEPEKVDRVSLKEKLVFHYIQVSLSGYPDITPFEGMASGVVGLVQHLPAGSPATFYCINSLVEKANQLCSEIFTHEADEWKQWQGEPEPSKKLMDLLLRLVFLVDIQVLPNLMKLLAQLITKLPQDAQNIVLNELYSQVADSDDVIRKPMLVSWLQSLSYLCTVASNQSAASKKNKSADPISGGRITANL; translated from the exons ATGTCAAGAAAACCAGACAACATTTTGTTCTTAGAACAATGGCTTCAAAACATCACATCCACCTCAAAAACAACAATCTCTGCAAAATCCATCATTCAAGCTTGGTCTGAACTCCGAAACTCTCTTCAATCTTCTTCATTCAATCAACACCATCATCAACATCTCAAAACCCTAGTCAATTCCCAAATCTCTCTCCATGTTGCAGACCCACAAGCAAAACTTCTTTTTTCCATTCTCACTTCATCAAATTTCTCTCTTTCTCATGATTCCATTGCCCTTTGTTTCAGACTTCTTTACATATGGataagaaaatcaacaaaaccCAATTTCCCTATTCTTGATTCGGTTGTAGGGtttctttcaaaatttgattttggaaATGGAAATAATCATGTTTTGTTTTCTGAAGCTATTTTACTTCTGGGTGCTTTTTCTTTTGTGCATTCTTTATCTGAAAAGACTAAAAATTCGTGCTTGGATATTTTTTGTAGATTGTTGGTAGATAAGTGTAggttggtttgtttgtttgatgaattATTGCCTAATGTTCTTGCTGGAATTGGGTATGCTTTGTCATCTTCTGTAAATGTTCATTTTGTAAGAATATTGGATTGTTTGTTTGGAATTTGGGGAAAAGACAATGATGGGCCTCAAGGTAGTATTGTTCATGGACTCATggttatttatttgtttgattgGGTTGCGTCGAATTTGATTAATTTCGGGTTTTTGgataaagttaatgtttttgttagAGAAGTTTTCGAGAATTTTAAGGAAAACTATGCATCGTTCGCTGTTTTTATGTCTGGGATTGGAGTACTAAGAGTTACAGATAGATATGGTTCTTTGACTGGTATGATATTGGATGTTGTTACTAAAATGAGGACTTCTGCGATTGTTAGGGTGGAAGCTTTAGTCAGTGATTTGGTTTCTAGGAAATTAAGATTTAGTAGTAACTCAGGAAATGATATTCAAAATAGGCTTTTACTTCAGTGTGTTTCGCTAGGATTGACGCGAACTGTTTCATTTTCAAACCATTCCTCTTTGTTTGTATGCCTTGCTTTGTCATTGTTAACTGAGATACTTCCTTTGCCCCGTCTTTATGGATCGGTGTTTGAATTGTTCCCAAGTTCTGGTGGACTAAAGGTTAATGAGATCAAAGAACATCTAGATGGTATCCTATTCAAGGAAGCAGGAGCTGTAACGGGAGTTTTCTGTAATCAATATGTTTTAGCAGACgaagaaaataagaatatagTGGAAAATCTTATATGGGAATACTGTCACGATATTTACTTTGGACACAGGAAAGTGGCTATGCATCTTAAAGGCAGTGATGATGAATTGCTTAaggattttgaaaaaatcaccGAATCTGCTTTCCTTATGGTTGTAGTCTTTGCACTAGTTGTAACAAAGCACAAATTGAGCTCTAAATTTTCTCAAGAAGTACAAACCGAAGTCTCAAAGAAGATACTAGTATCGTTTTCTTGCATAGAATATTTTCGCCATGTACGCTTGCCAGAGTATATGGAAGCCATTCGCAAGGTAATTGCGAGTGTTAACCAGAATGAGAATGCTTGTACATGTTTTGTGAACTCCATGCCTTCTTATGATGACTTGACAAATGGGCCAG ATCAGAAAACCAAATACTTATGGTCCAAGGATGAAGTGCAAACGGCTCGTGTTTTGTTTTACCTGCGAGTCATTCCAACCTTGATTGAGTTTTTGCCTGGCCCTGTTTTCGGAGACATCATAGCTCCAACTATGTTCTT ATATATGGAACATCCGAATGGAAAAGTAGCTCGAGCCTCTCATTCTGTGTTCACTGCATTTATGTCCATGGGGAAGGAACCTGAAAAAGTTGATAGAGTTTCATTGAAGGAGAAGCTTGTTTTCCATTACATACAAGTATCTTTATCG gGATATCCTGACATTACTCCTTTCGAGGGAATGGCTTCTGGAGTTGTAGGACTGGTCCAACATCTTCCTGCCGGAAGCCCTGCCACTTTTTACTGCATTAACAGTCTTGTTGAAAAAGCAAATCAACTCTGTTCTGAAATCTTCACTCATGAGGCTGATGAATGGAAGCAGTGGCAAGGAGAGCCAGAACCAAGCAAGAAATTAATGGACTTGCTTTTACGCCTAGTTTTCCTTGTTGATATACAA GTCTTGCCTAACTTGATGAAACTGTTGGCACAGTTGATTACCAAGTTACCACAAGATGCACAGAACATAGTTTTGAATGAGTTGTATTCACAAGTGGCTGATTCTGATGATGTCATACGCAAACCCATGTTGGTTTCATGGCTTCAGTCATTATCTTACCTATGCACAGTGGCTTCAAATCAAAGTGCAgcctccaaaaaaaataaaagtgcagACCCAATAAGTGGTGGAAGAATAACTGCAAATCTCTAA